tacatatcttttatatacaaacatttatatagtaattataatatatacaaaatgaatgtatgagaaaaaattcattattatattttattatttgttcatatataaatatctatatataacaatgtatttattgttattaattcctacttttatttttcataatatatggaagtcttattatataaccAGCTAATCGTCTTTACCACTTTGACTATCACTATGATGGCTTTCACTTTGGCTTTCACTTTGGCTATCACTTTGGCTTTCACTTTGGCTGTCACTTTGGCTTTCACTTTGGCTATCACTTTGGCTTTCACTTTGGCTTTCACTTTGGCTGTTACTTGGACTATCACTTTGGCTACTACTCACACCATCATTTTCACTATCACTTTGAATATCATTTTGGTTTTTACCattgttattatttgttCCTTCAGATTTCTTATCATTTCTAGATAAAGTTTCTCCGTCACTTTGACTGTcacttttatttattctcTCAGAATTATTTTTGACTTTATTTTCACTGTCACTATTGCCATCACTTTGACCATCCGCTTTTTGATCACCTTTAAACCCATCGTGAATGATTTTTTTACtttcattatcattatcacTTGTACTATCActttcatcatcattatcgTTATCACTCTCACTTTCTGAtgtattttcatttttatttttgtcatcaatattgtttttcttttcatcTGAACATGTACTTTCGCTAAGGCTCCCATTTGCACTTTTATCATCACTTTTAACATCACTTTCTTCATCGATTTTTTCTTCACTTTCATCTTCACTTTTTTCTTCACTTTTTTCTTCACTTTTTTCTTCACTTTCATCTTCACTTTTTTCTTCACTTTCTTCTTCACTTTTTTCTTCACttgattttatattttccttttcatcttctttacttttaatactatcattattaatattatctttcttttctttatttttatcattttcattttgttcatCATTACTTTCAgctttattatttgatcCTCCACTACTAGCATTACTGTAATGGTCATTTTTACTTACGTCATAttctttatcattttcattttttgaTTCATCATATAGTTCAATCTCTTTTTCCTCTTTGTCAATTTTCAgttctttttcttcattaaCTCTTGAACGTATATCTTTCTTACTACTATCCTCCTCCTCCTCTTCATCATCACTATTATGATcttcataaatatttatgtcttcttctttttctttctcACTCTGTTCCTGTTCATCTTTCTGTATCATTTTGTCTATATTTTCAACACTTAAaatttcttcattttcatacttcatattttcttcCTTTAGTGGTATATTCTTTGATTCGATTTCTTTATGCtcattcttattattatctttattattattataacaatctttatatttcttaatatCCTGATCTTCAATTGGTTTGTACGTGTCATTCTCTTGAGTATTTAACCCTTCAGGTATATTATCCgtattattatcttttattttttcaataatattaatatctgttaacgttttttttttatatggaacttcataattattatccTCCTCTTCTGATACAAAATCATGAAAAAATTCTTcatcaatatatatatcattatacACATAATATTTCTTCAAAAATTGTTTAATACTTTTATAAAAGTGTTCATGTTCTAATAATCCTTCCATGATCTTATTTAAGAGTTTTAAGAattccatattttttatttttattttatccTTTAAAACCATAAAAGCATTTTCTATCTCACAATTTTGTTGATTATCCCCTTTTGAATGTACGACTTCCTTTTTTGTTTCATaatcattaatattttttaatgaaaaaatatcGTTGCTTTCagaatttttattactattttcatttgtttGTGCGTTAAAAATGTCATTTTTTAGCACATTTTTATTGTCTTCCAATTTGTATTTATCTTTATCCTTACTCTCTTTTTCATCCTTATTTGTATCATAATTGTCTTGTTCTTTAAGGGTATAATCactatttttttcctttctCATATTAGTcttatcattttcattattttcattttgaaCTTTTTCCTCAATCATACATGAATATTTCacatcatttttatcaacATCAATGTGTTCATTATCATCAACTTCTTCATATTCTTCATATTCTTCATATTCTTCATACTCTTCATATTCTTCATACTCTTCGTATTCCTCCTCATTATCATCTTCAACCTCTTCTTCGACTTCTTCTTCTACTTCGTCTTCTACCTCTTCTTCAACTTCTTCTTCGACTTCTTCTTCGATTTCTTCTTCTACATCTTCTTCGACATCTTCTTCTACATCTTCTTCGATTTCTTCTTCTACTTCCTCTTCTAACCCTTCTTCAGCTACTTCTATATCTTCCTTGACCTCCTCATCATCTATTTCCTCCTCTTCTGATGAGGaataaattttcttttttctaCCCCTAACAATTGCCATATCTACTTTTCTCGACTCTGTTATCTTTTTATCAAAGTTTACAGGAGTGTATAATACCTTGCTTcctttataattttcaGACATTTTCcttatatcatatttataatttattttgttgtTCTCTCCAATAACTTTTTTGCAACCTTTATTTGGAATATTCATTAAACTctcctttttattattttcttttatatttttttttttatgcTTAACGAAATCCTCTAACTTTTTATTCACAACAATTCTCTTTTGTGGTTTCACTTTTTTCGTAGattcttcatttttcttgtcttttaagaaaatattttttaaagcATTTGTAGCGTCAACATAtttaaattcatttttaaatacGAACTTTTTTAGATTATGTGTCACTTTAGTTTCTTCatctttcttttttttatcaaacttatacattatttaaaattgAGCGATAAACATGGCATTATATaggttttttttttattttttcaaaaaaaatggataaaaggtaaaatatataataactgacataaaagtatatatatatatatatatatatatatatatatatatgtgtatatttctttaaaGAGAGAATATGAAACGAAATACACacacacaaaaaaaaaaaaaaaatcaaattgaattaaaagtaaaataaatataaataaatacaaatataatatatatatatatataattccTTATTAATTTTGGCGAAAACAAACTCATATAGTagtaataattataataacacgaataatatatattaatttttaatgattaaaaaaaaaaaaaaaaaaaaaaaaagacaaatcgtaacacatatatatatatatatatataataaatagttttataatataaaaagattgtataatcattttaaaatatcatacaaacaattttttatgtatattattttatcttcTTGTTTTTCTGGTATTAgttgtttatataaaaataaaactttgaaattcattttcttaaataatttatatctttGTATAAAGTATGGAGTAATAAATAACGTTCCTTGAAAAGTATTATAGTCAGATATACATTCTACAATTACATTAAACTCTTTTAGAAATATAGGTATtagataattatatatattaatttcatggacattaaaatttaattcatataatatactttttatattatttataaaaatataatctAATTCTTTATCTCTTAATATAATGGATGTATTAAAAGATTGTAAAAATGAtacattttctttatctatatattttttatttatccATAAACAAAAATCATATTCATATATCACTTGAATTTCTcttatatgatatatatattttaatatatccttaatattatcacataataataaatgtcTTAATAAATCgtttaaatatttatttatattcataattatatgttcATCCATATGATCTTTACTTATGTTAagttttaataaatttaatactaagggatatatatgatccttttcttttatattaaatgttaatattttaagTCTACTTATTAACCTATTTAGATCTTCCCTTTTTacaataattatattaaaaaagtgaaggcaatttaaaatttcagttatttgatatatattataagaatgtatattttttaaaatatgtggcattaataattttattttttcttcatccCTATTTTTACTATCTCTTAAATGAATAAGTTCATTCAACACACTGTTATGATAAgcaaatatatttttattagaCCTTTcattatcaatattattaacagCCATTTGTTCAATTGATGAATTCATACAAGTGTTCTTAATAGGTGAATTCTTTACATTCTTTTCTAATTGTATATCATCACattctttttcttcattatgTTCTTCATATGTGTGTAATGTAGAAGCACTATATTGCGTGGAGAAATTAAATTGAGATCTTGCATTTAATGAGctacatttatttatattcttgtatataaaaatttttgGCAAATTGTAATGTATTAATCTCTTGATTTCTttctaaaaaaataaaagcatatatatatatatatatataatatattatatattatataaatttaaatattcatNNNNNNNNNNNNNNNNNNNNNNNNNNNNNNNNNNNNNNNNNNNNNNNNNNNNNNNNNNNNNNNNNNNNNNNNNNNNNNNNNNNNNNNNNNNNNNNNNNNNNNNNNNNNNNNNNNNNNNNNNNNNNNNNNNNNNNNNNNNNNNNNNNNNNNNNNNNNNNNNNNNNNNNNNNNNNNNNNNNNNNNNNNNNNNNNNNNNNNNNNNNNNNNNNNNNNNNNNNNNNNNNNNNNNNNNNNNNNNNNNNNNNNNNNNNNNNNNNNNNNNNNNNNNNNNNNNNNNNNNNNNNNNNNNNNNNNNNNNNNtttaatatttttattttttttttattttttttttttttttaatattttaatttttctaatttttttatttatattttatttaattttacatattttttttaatttataataatacttttatttatttattttattattttttttttttttttttttttttttttttttttttttttttatatatatatataaatatatatatatatattttgcTTAGAAAGCcttaataaaaatatattttttcaaaaattttttcataatgTGAAATTAATACATCCTTATTAgttaatatgtataatatatatgaatattatatatatatatatttcttttcttttttttttttccttattattttaaaaaatatacatgagtaaaaaaaatgaaacaCATTTTTTGgtattttttgtttttccttcttattaatatatatagagTTAATGGGGTACATATAAAAGGAAGATGTGTATCtttcataaataataaattgaatataatgaataataaaacacATAAAAGTACTAATCcattattttgttataaaaaaagagtAAAAGCAAAGGAATTGAGGAAATTAACGACTGAAGAACTTGAGAAGGTActtaaaatttttttttttgaagagaaaaatataattacataaattacatatataaagaagtatatatatatatatatatatatatatatatataatatatattctttattttttaataggaaataataaaatgtagACTAGATATTCAAAAGTTTCAACAACAAGGTTTTTATgatatacataattataatgtattttatgaaaaaaatgcCCGAAGA
This region of Plasmodium gaboni strain SY75 chromosome 12, whole genome shotgun sequence genomic DNA includes:
- a CDS encoding hypothetical protein (conserved Plasmodium protein, unknown function), with the protein product MYKFDKKKKDEETKVTHNLKKFVFKNEFKYVDATNALKNIFLKDKKNEESTKKVKPQKRIVVNKKLEDFVKHKKKNIKENNKKESLMNIPNKGCKKVIGENNKINYKYDIRKMSENYKGSKVLYTPVNFDKKITESRKVDMAIVRGRKKKIYSSSEEEEIDDEEVKEDIEVAEEGLEEEVEEEIEEDVEEDVEEDVEEEIEEEVEEEVEEEVEDEVEEEVEEEVEDDNEEEYEEYEEYEEYEEYEEYEEYEEVDDNEHIDVDKNDVKYSCMIEEKVQNENNENDKTNMRKEKNSDYTLKEQDNYDTNKDEKESKDKDKYKLEDNKNVLKNDIFNAQTNENSNKNSESNDIFSLKNINDYETKKEVVHSKGDNQQNCEIENAFMVLKDKIKIKNMEFLKLLNKIMEGLLEHEHFYKSIKQFLKKYYVYNDIYIDEEFFHDFVSEEEDNNYEVPYKKKTLTDINIIEKIKDNNTDNIPEGLNTQENDTYKPIEDQDIKKYKDCYNNNKDNNKNEHKEIESKNIPLKEENMKYENEEILSVENIDKMIQKDEQEQSEKEKEEDINIYEDHNSDDEEEEEDSSKKDIRSRVNEEKELKIDKEEKEIELYDESKNENDKEYDVSKNDHYSNASSGGSNNKAESNDEQNENDKNKEKKDNINNDSIKSKEDEKENIKSSEEKSEEESEEKSEDESEEKSEEKSEEKSEDESEEKIDEESDVKSDDKSANGSLSESTCSDEKKNNIDDKNKNENTSESESDNDNDDESDSTSDNDNESKKIIHDGFKGDQKADGQSDGNSDSENKVKNNSERINKSDSQSDGETLSRNDKKSEGTNNNNGKNQNDIQSDSENDGVSSSQSDSPSNSQSESQSESQSDSQSESQSDSQSESQSDSQSESQSESHHSDSQSGKDD
- a CDS encoding hypothetical protein (conserved Plasmodium protein, unknown function), yielding KEIKRLIHYNLPKIFIYKNINKCSSLNARSQFNFSTQYSASTLHTYEEHNEEKECDDIQLEKNVKNSPIKNTCMNSSIEQMAVNNIDNERSNKNIFAYHNSVLNELIHLRDSKNRDEEKIKLLMPHILKNIHSYNIYQITEILNCLHFFNIIIVKREDLNRLISRLKILTFNIKEKDHIYPLVLNLLKLNISKDHMDEHIIMNINKYLNDLLRHLLLCDNIKDILKYIYHIREIQVIYEYDFCLWINKKYIDKENVSFLQSFNTSIILRDKELDYIFINNIKSILYELNFNVHEINIYNYLIPIFLKEFNVIVECISDYNTFQGTLFITPYFIQRYKLFKKMNFKVLFLYKQLIPEKQEDKIIYIKNCLYDILK
- a CDS encoding putative apicoplast ribosomal protein L29 precursor, producing the protein MKHIFWYFLFFLLINIYRVNGVHIKGRCVSFINNKLNIMNNKTHKSTNPLFCYKKRVKAKELRKLTTEELEKEIIKCRLDIQKFQQQGFYDIHNYNVFYEKNARRKLAQLLTIYYQRYLDNNIRIKS